Part of the Erwinia amylovora genome is shown below.
CGGGCAACGGAGTCAAACGGGTAAATATCACCGCTATCGGCCTGAGCCAGGCAGCTGAACAACAGCGTGACCAGCAGGATCAGGTAACGCTTCACGCTCCGCCCTCCTGGCCGTACTTCTGCCACAGCGGCTTCACTTCCCCGCCCCATACCCGCTCATTCAGCTCACCGGTGTGGCGATAGCGAATAATGCCGCGACCGTCGATCAGGAAAGTTTCCGGTGCGCCGTACACGCCGAGATCCAGCCCGAGCATGCCATCCCCGTCATACAGGCTCAACGCATAGGGATCACCCAGGGTATTAAGCCAGCGAATGGCTTTCTGCCGATCGTCCTTGTAGTTCAGCCCCACCACGCGCACTCCCTGCGTTGCCAGCGAGTTGAGGAACTGGTGTTCTGCATGACAGGTTGGGCACCAGGTAGCCCAGACGTTCAGCAGCAGCGGTTTACCGTCCTTCAGCACCGACTGGTCAAAGGTTTTACCCGGCTCATCCAGCGACTCCAGCTTAAACACCGGAACCGGTTTGCCCAGCAGCGCTGATTCAAGGCGCGTCGGATCGTCGCCTTCGGCATTACGGTTGAGCTGCCACAGCAGCGCGGCGGCCAACAGCAAAAACAGTACCAGCGGAATATAGAGAACTTTCTGGTTCATAGCGGATCCTCTGGCGATTGTTTACGCACGCGGTAGCGTGGGTCCAGCAGGCATAAAACGCCGCCGAGCGCCATCAACACGCCGCCAAACCAAATCCAGCGCACAAAAGGTTTATAATACAGACGTACCGCCCACGAGTCGCCGTCCAGCTCCTCGCCCAATGCGGCATAGAGATCGCGGGTGAAGCCGCCGTCAATCGCCGCCTCCGTCATCATCGTGCGCGCCGCGCTGTAGTAGCGTTTTTCGGCGCGCAGCGTGGCTTCGTCATGGCCGTTGCGGGTGACGTCAATCAGGCCAACGCCACCGGAATAGTTCGGCCCCTGCAAGCGGGCTACATCGCGAAACGTGAAGTGATACTGATTGATATCCACGCTATCCCCGGCCTTCATGCGCACATCGCGCTCCACGCTGTAGTTCTGACTAAAGGCAATACCAATCACCGTCACCGCCACGCCGAGGTGGCCCAGCACCATGCCCCAGTGGCTGCGCGACAGGTGGCGCAGACCGCTGAAGAAGCGATGGCGATGAGTGGCGCGTTCGTGCAGCTCGATCAGCGTCAGGATAATCACCCACAGCGCCATCAGCAGCCCCACCACCGTCATTGCCTCAATGCGATCCTGCATCAGCCACGGCAGCAGGATTGACAGCAGCAGCGTCGCCACCAGCGCCAGCGCCAGCCGTTTCCACAGT
Proteins encoded:
- a CDS encoding DsbE family thiol:disulfide interchange protein → MNQKVLYIPLVLFLLLAAALLWQLNRNAEGDDPTRLESALLGKPVPVFKLESLDEPGKTFDQSVLKDGKPLLLNVWATWCPTCHAEHQFLNSLATQGVRVVGLNYKDDRQKAIRWLNTLGDPYALSLYDGDGMLGLDLGVYGAPETFLIDGRGIIRYRHTGELNERVWGGEVKPLWQKYGQEGGA